Proteins from a genomic interval of Candidatus Hydrogenedentota bacterium:
- a CDS encoding GH116 family glycosyl hydrolase, which produces MVLLHSATCLALLAMAPFPETPRLFPIELPKRDWVHFKAKGFPEPVCGVVYRLNDIVTNGMALGGLDTGCVDLETSGLLGYCTIFNSHVPRRGPLNLPILGLNVNNETWVLCDPRQTKQGWGGYQSGIDGRPIPPAWDDLNLEAVRTPKEIHYWGHYPVADLEFDMDAPVSVGLRAWAPFLPGDVVDSMTPGIVFEVFVRNPGPVAQRGSVAFSFPGPTPAEAGTGRFQREPVAGALTGVAVRGALCEYVLGAIADHARTGGELGADGAAWSNLAVALPTVNETASGASVAVDFALEPGHEQIVQFVLTWCAPTWNGVGYNGATRVYEGYSGEARVFKHMYVKHYPDAVKAAEHLAQNHESLLARVLAWQQVVYTDDSLPVWLRDSLINVLYLIAEDGLWAQALPPLPGWVAEADGLFGMNECPRGCPQIECIPCSFYGSLPLVYFFPEAELSTLRGYKGYQFEDGAPTWIFGGCTGRTPYIDFAYPTRGYQFTTNGISLAALVDRFLLCHDTPDKRFLNEFYPMVKRCMTWTANLRTTPTYTTGERLISMPDKNEGTEWFEAAEPGWCGMTAHVGGLHIAQLRITERMARETGDAAFAEQCAGWLAAAQEAMEQRLWAGSYYLNYWEPDTGRKSDFVFGYQLDGEWIADHHGLPETLPQERVQTVLESIKRCNIALTKYGAVNYANPDGTLIPPAKPGTWDYGRYSYFPPEALMLAMTYMYNGQPEFGIELARRVWHNLVCLQGYTWDMPNIMRGDVDTGERTFGNDYYQDMMLWSLPAALRRQDLSAPVKSGGLVARMIEAARRK; this is translated from the coding sequence ATGGTCCTACTACACTCGGCGACTTGCTTGGCACTTTTGGCAATGGCGCCTTTCCCCGAAACGCCAAGGCTCTTTCCTATCGAACTTCCCAAACGGGACTGGGTGCATTTCAAAGCCAAAGGGTTTCCCGAGCCCGTCTGCGGGGTTGTGTATCGGCTGAACGATATCGTCACAAACGGGATGGCGCTCGGGGGACTAGACACAGGGTGCGTCGATCTCGAGACCAGCGGTCTCTTGGGTTACTGCACGATTTTCAATTCCCATGTTCCCCGCCGAGGCCCTCTGAATCTGCCCATTCTGGGACTCAACGTGAACAACGAAACCTGGGTGCTTTGCGACCCCAGACAGACGAAGCAGGGCTGGGGAGGCTACCAAAGCGGAATCGACGGCAGACCGATCCCGCCGGCGTGGGATGACCTCAATCTCGAAGCGGTGCGCACGCCGAAGGAAATACACTACTGGGGTCATTATCCCGTTGCCGACCTCGAGTTCGACATGGATGCGCCCGTCAGCGTAGGCCTGCGTGCATGGGCACCCTTCCTTCCGGGCGATGTCGTTGATTCAATGACTCCCGGCATAGTGTTTGAAGTGTTCGTACGCAACCCAGGTCCGGTCGCGCAGCGGGGCAGTGTGGCGTTTTCGTTTCCAGGTCCGACCCCGGCCGAGGCGGGAACCGGCCGTTTTCAACGCGAGCCCGTGGCGGGTGCGCTAACCGGCGTGGCCGTTCGGGGCGCCCTTTGTGAATACGTTCTGGGGGCCATCGCGGACCATGCGAGGACCGGCGGGGAACTGGGGGCCGATGGAGCAGCCTGGTCGAACCTGGCGGTTGCGCTGCCGACGGTGAACGAGACCGCATCCGGCGCCTCCGTTGCGGTGGATTTCGCGCTCGAGCCCGGCCATGAACAAATCGTCCAGTTCGTCTTGACCTGGTGCGCGCCCACGTGGAACGGCGTCGGGTATAACGGCGCAACAAGAGTCTACGAGGGATATTCAGGCGAGGCGCGCGTGTTCAAGCATATGTATGTCAAGCACTACCCGGACGCCGTGAAAGCGGCCGAACATCTGGCCCAGAACCACGAATCGCTCCTGGCGCGCGTCCTGGCCTGGCAACAGGTTGTCTACACGGACGACTCGCTCCCGGTGTGGTTGCGCGATTCGTTGATCAACGTGCTGTATCTGATTGCCGAAGACGGATTGTGGGCGCAAGCCTTGCCCCCGCTCCCCGGATGGGTGGCCGAGGCGGACGGATTGTTTGGCATGAATGAGTGCCCCCGCGGTTGTCCCCAGATCGAGTGCATTCCGTGCAGCTTCTACGGCAGCCTCCCTCTCGTCTATTTCTTCCCGGAAGCGGAGTTGTCGACGTTGCGCGGCTATAAAGGCTACCAATTCGAGGACGGAGCGCCGACATGGATCTTCGGCGGATGCACGGGACGTACGCCCTATATCGATTTTGCCTACCCGACGCGAGGTTACCAATTCACTACGAACGGCATTTCGCTTGCCGCGCTGGTGGACCGGTTCCTGTTGTGCCACGACACGCCCGACAAACGGTTCCTGAACGAATTCTATCCCATGGTGAAGCGGTGCATGACATGGACGGCCAACCTGCGAACAACGCCCACATACACCACCGGCGAGCGGCTCATCTCGATGCCGGATAAAAACGAAGGCACAGAGTGGTTCGAGGCCGCGGAACCGGGCTGGTGCGGCATGACCGCTCACGTGGGCGGACTCCATATTGCCCAGCTGCGCATTACCGAACGCATGGCCCGCGAGACCGGCGACGCGGCGTTCGCGGAACAGTGCGCCGGATGGCTGGCGGCCGCCCAAGAGGCCATGGAACAGCGCCTTTGGGCCGGCTCCTACTACCTCAATTACTGGGAACCCGATACGGGACGGAAATCGGATTTTGTATTCGGTTACCAACTGGACGGCGAATGGATTGCCGATCATCACGGATTGCCGGAGACCCTTCCTCAGGAGCGCGTGCAGACGGTGCTGGAGTCGATAAAGCGCTGCAATATCGCCCTGACCAAATACGGCGCAGTGAACTACGCCAATCCAGACGGCACGCTGATCCCCCCGGCGAAACCCGGCACGTGGGATTACGGCCGGTACAGTTACTTCCCCCCGGAAGCGCTGATGCTTGCCATGACGTACATGTACAACGGCCAACCCGAGTTCGGCATCGAACTCGCCCGGCGCGTCTGGCACAATCTCGTCTGTCTTCAAGGTTACACGTGGGACATGCCCAACATCATGCGGGGCGACGTGGATACCGGAGAGCGTACGTTCGGCAACGACTACTATCAGGACATGATGCTCTGGTCGTTGCCGGCGGCCCTGCGGCGCCAGGACCTCTCCGCACCCGTCAAGAGCGGAGGGCTCGTGGCACGGATGATTGAGGCGGCTCGGAGGAAATAG